From the Lathyrus oleraceus cultivar Zhongwan6 chromosome 4, CAAS_Psat_ZW6_1.0, whole genome shotgun sequence genome, one window contains:
- the LOC127138590 gene encoding mannosyl-oligosaccharide 1,2-alpha-mannosidase MNS1: MARKTYSSSTLRYVQPRYYLKRPKRFALIILLFVSLAWFVYDRQLLNREHQEDILRLKHEVTRLQKTLEDIQGNMNDSGGESVQNDESIQKDESINKSNKEVLVDEDDDPISLQRREKVKEAMLHAWSSYEKYAWGKDELKPQSMNGVDSFGGLGATLVDSLDTLFIMGLDTQFKRAREWIAKSLYFNKNIEVSVFETTIRVLGGLLSAYDLSGDEVFLEKARDIADKLLPAWNTPSGIPYNRINLAYGNTNNPRWTRGNSILADSGSEQLEFIALSQRTNDPKYQETAEKVIKELRRSFPEDGLLPIYLNPLTGTKSAGAITFGAMGDSFYEYLLKAWIQGNKTETVQFYREMWETSMKGLQSLIKKSTPSSFVYISEKLGNALLDKMDELACFVPGMLALGSSGYGPGEGGKIMSLAEELAWTCYNFYESTPTKLAGENYFFRSGEDMNVGTSWNIQRPETIESLFYLWRFTRNKTYQEWGWNIFQAFENNSRTEAGYVGLKDVNTGDKDNMMQSFFLAETLKYLYLLFSPPSVISLDEWVFNTEAHPLRIVTRNDHQEKPNMNQEERIPHHLHGRKEGRVDYK; the protein is encoded by the exons ATGGCGAGGAAAACCTATTCCTCATCCACATTGCGTTATGTTCAACCCCGTTATTACCTAAAAAGACCTAAACGATTTGCACTCATCATTCTCCTTTTCGTCTCTCTTGCATGGTTTGTTTATGATCGCCAATTGCTCAACAGAGAACACCAG GAGGATATTTTGAGATTAAAACACGAGGTTACACGCTTGCAAAAAACA CTGGAAGATATACAGGGTAATATGAATGACTCAGGAGGAGAAAGTGTTCAAAATGATGAAAGTATACAAAAGGATGAAAGTATCAATAAATCCAACAAGGAAGTTTTGGTTGACGAGGATGATGATCCTATTAGTTTACAACGAAGAGAGAAAGTTAAAGAAGCTATGCTTCATGCATGGTCATCTTATGAAAAGTATGCATGGGGCAAGGATGAACTTAAG CCACAATCGATGAATGGTGTTGATAGTTTTGGCGGTCTAGGGGCAACTTTAGTAGATTCTCTTGACACATTATTTATAATGGGCCTTGATACCCAATTCAAAAGAGCTAGAGA GTGGATTGCAAAATCATTGTATTTCAACAAGAATATCGAAGTTAGTGTGTTCGAGACAACCATAAG GGTTTTGGGTGGGCTTCTTAGTGCTTACGATCTCTCTGGCGATGAAGTCTTCCTAGAAAAGGCTAGAGATATTGCAGACAAGCTGCTGCCTGCTTGGAATACACCTTCAGGAATCCCTTATAACAGAATTAACTTGGCCTATGGAAATACAAATAACCCTAGGTGGACCCGG GGGAACAGTATTCTTGCAGATTCTGGTTCAGAGCAGCTTGAATTTATTGCTCTCTCTCAAAGGACAAACGATCCCAAGTACCAGGAAACG GCTGAGAAGGTCATCAAAGAGCTTCGCAGAAGCTTTCCTGAGGATGGGCTGCTTCCCATATATCTTAATCCACTAACTGGAACTAAATCAGCTGGAGCAATTACATTTGGTGCTATGGGTGATAG CTTCTACGAGTATCTGCTTAAGGCATGGATACAAGGAAACAAGACTGAAACAGTACAGTTTTACAG GGAAATGTGGGAGACATCAATGAAAGGTCTGCAAAGCTTGATTAAGAAGTCAACACCATCATCTTTTGTGTATATATCTGAAAAGCTTGGAAATGCACTCTTGGACAAG ATGGATGAATTAGCATGTTTTGTTCCTGGAATGCTGGCTTTGGGATCTTCTGGCTATGGCCCTGGAGAAGGCGGAAAAATCATGTCTCTCGCAGAGGAG CTTGCATGGACCTGCTACAATTTTTACGAGTCTACGCCAACTAAATTAGCTGGGGAGAACTATTTCTTTCGCAGTGGAGAG GATATGAATGTTGGCACCTCATGGAATATCCAAAGACCTGAAACAATTGAGTCGCTGTTCTACCTCTGGCGTTTCACTAGAAACAAGACATACCAAGAATGGGGTTGGAATATTTTCCAAGCATTTGAAAACAACTCTCGCACTGAGGCAGGGTACGTTGGACTCAAAGAT GTGAATACAGGTGACAAAGATAATATGATGCAGAGCTTCTTCCTTGCAGAAACCCTCAAGTATCTCTATCTTTTGTTTTCACCACCTTCAGTTATCTCTCTTGATGAATGGGTGTTCAACACCGAGGCACACCCTTTAAGAATTGTGACTAGAAATGATCATCAAGAAAAACCGAATATGAACCAAGAAGAAAGAATTCCTCATCACTTGCATGGTAGGAAAGAAGGTCGAGTTGATTACAAGTAG